The Hevea brasiliensis isolate MT/VB/25A 57/8 chromosome 1, ASM3005281v1, whole genome shotgun sequence genome has a window encoding:
- the LOC131179976 gene encoding uncharacterized protein LOC131179976: MSYQKPPHEHYPPPGYAPNYPSPGYPPSAPPPPALPYEGYPPPSPPSGYPGYPPPPGPRQPYEGYQGYFVEGYPPPPPPPGHPQYQHYHYEHHHYQDNSDGCSSFLKGCSLISLDMATTKNIVAQLNKDLKLNNDNYDIWSMKIQYVLEELEVLETLMHVMEKPKEGHTAQHKRDSEAFIAWKQKNNLARITLLSAMTDDTVRPFKNLEFAKDIWDAVKEKYGGISMTKLRELTIKFDTYKKLPNNTMKQHLRVMANMVSELREAGHQLTDEQQVQAIIRSSSHL, translated from the exons ATGAGTTACCAGAAACCTCCCCATGAACACTACCCTCCTCCAG GATACGCACCAAATTATCCATCACCAGGATACCCTCCATCTGCACCGCCTCCACCAGCGCTGCCCTACGAAGGGTACCCACCACCGTCGCCTCCGTCTGGGTATCCGGGTTACCCACCACCACCAGGGCCACGACAGCCGTATGAAGGGTATCAAGGGTATTTCGTTGAAGGGTACCCACCACCTCCACCGCCTCCTGGACACCCTCAATATCAGCATTATCACTACGAGCATCACCATTACCAAGATAATTCCGATGGCTGTTCCTCGTTTTTGAAAGGATG CTCTTTAATTTCTCTTGACATGGCAACAACTAAAAACATAGTTGCTCAACTTAACAAAGACCTAAAGCTCAACAATGACAACTATGATATTTGGAGCATGAAAATTCAATATGTCCTTGAGGAGTTAGAAGTGTTAGAGACATTGATGCATGTCATGGAAAAACCTAAGGAAGGTCATACTGCTCAGCACAAAAGAGATAGCGAGGCTTTTATTGCTTGGAAACAAAAGAACAATCTTGCTCGCATTACCTTGCTTAGTGCAATGACAGATGACACAGTGCGACCCTTTAAGAATTTAGAGTTTGCCAAGGACATATGGGATGCCGTCAAGGAGAAATACGGTGGAATTTCAATGACCAAACTAAGAGAACTCACCATCAAGTTTGATACTTATAAGAAGCTTCCAAACAACACAATGAAACAGCATTTGAGGGTGATGGCTAATATGGTGAGTGAACTTAGGGAAGCTGGTCACCAATTGACGGATGAACAACAAGTCCAAGCTATCATACGCTCCTCCTCACACTTATGA